Part of the Actinomycetota bacterium genome is shown below.
GTTTTACTGATAAAAATAATCCTCGGTAAAATGAAGCTCGCCAGAAGCCCTTTAGATATTCCCTTTTTAGCATTTCTTCTAATAGCTGGGATTTCAACCCTCCTTTCGAAGAACATCTACGTTAGTTTGCTCGGTGAATGTCGAAGGAATCAAGGATTCTTTACCCTCATTTCCTACGCTTTCCTCTATTATCTCTCTTTTAACTTTTTCTGTGAGAAACGAGATTTTCGGCGGTTTCTGATAGCCCTTTTTGCTTCTTGCTCGGTAATATCGATAATTGGAATATTGCAATATTTGGGCATTACATTTGGTGAATGGAATCTCTATTACATTGCCGATCCCGCCCGAAGCTCCTCCACTCTGGGCAATCCCATCTATCTTGGGGGTTATCTGGTTCTCGTCATACCCGTTGCCATGATTATCGTTCTGTGCACTGAGGAATTTTGGAATTTTGGGAGATTAGTATGGTTAAAGAATTTGGCTTTAATGAATGTCCTTTTAGCCATACCCTGTCTGGTGTTTACCTTTTGCAGAGCCGCCTGGCTCGCCTTTGCGATGTCGATCATCTTTCTGGTCATCGCTTTTAGGCGACACTTGTGGCAGAAGAAATTTTTCTGCTTAGTGCTTTTACTCTTTTTGATCGCGGAAGTCATCACCCTGTATGCATTTCACGGTAGTTTCGTGGCTTCGGGTAAAGATTATGCCCTAGGTGAGAGGCTGGCTTCCTTGGCACAATTTGAAAGGGGCACCGCTGCGAGCAGAATACTCATGTGGCAAAGTAGCCTGAAGATCATCGCTGACAATCCTCTGATGGGAACGGGATCCGATACTTTTTGGCTTGTTTTCCCCTCCTATCTTCCACCTCATTACGAAGTGGTGGTGCGGGAAAATGCCCGACCGGGCTCTCCCCACAATGATCTCCTGGAGGTAGCCACGGGAATGGGAGTACTTGGGCTGATCACATATCTGTGGCTGCTGATCGTATTTTTCAGAGTGGGTGTTTCACTATTTAAGGCGCTTGATAGAAGGTGGCATCCACTCTCAATAGGTTTGTTGGCGGGAATTATCGGTTATCTAATTCAGATCCAATTCAGCTTTCACGTAATCGGCGTAGCCCCCATTTTTTGGATGATCATTGGGCTCGCTATGACCGTGACCAGGCTTTCAGGCTTTGTCCATACGAAGGAGTTAAAACTGGATTTTGGTGGAAAGAGGTGGGGATTTGCTGCGCGATTGATAATCTCTTTGCTCACCATTGTATTCACCTTCTACTTGTTAAAGATGGCGATTATTCCCTTCGTTGCCGATCTCCATGCTCGCAGGGCTTTGGATCATCTACAATTCGGTCTTTACGATGATGCCATTGGCGAAGCTAAATTGGCGGTAAGGCTTTATCCCCTTGAAGAGGAGTATCTATTTCTGTTGGGAAAAATTTATGAGTTTAAAAGCGATGCTCAAGGTGATTCCCGGTGGTATAAAGAGGCTATATCAACGTATATTGAGGCTTTGAGATTTAATCCTCGTGAGCGGAATGGCTACGCACGTCTTGGCGATGCTTACCTTAAAGTTGCTGAAAAGGGGGATTTGAAAATGGCGGATAAAGCAATTGAAACCTACAAAAAACTGATCAAATTGGAGCCTAATTATTCTCAATCTCATTACAACTTGGGAGTGGCGTATTATCTAAAAGGGGAGCTAGATGAAGCCATTGCCCAGTGGCAAAGGACGGTGGAGTTAAAACCGGATGAACTGGATGCCTATCTTCTCATGGGGAAGGCTTATCACGAAAAGGGAGCGGTAAAGGGAGCGATTTGTGCTTATAAAAAGGCATTGGAGTTGGATCCATTCAATATGGAAGTTCATAAAGCCCTCAGGCAATTGAAGGAGTAGCGCGGCCTATCTGCCGGTAGGAACTTCTCTCCTGCAATTCCTTTGTCGATGACCCGCCTGCCGACGGGCAGGTGAAACCGACGCTGCAAAT
Proteins encoded:
- a CDS encoding tetratricopeptide repeat protein, which encodes MGGYSSWCDRIIKWGLILLVFLLPLTFSPFNLLRYDLPKVTFVRVLSLIFLGVLLIKIILGKMKLARSPLDIPFLAFLLIAGISTLLSKNIYVSLLGECRRNQGFFTLISYAFLYYLSFNFFCEKRDFRRFLIALFASCSVISIIGILQYLGITFGEWNLYYIADPARSSSTLGNPIYLGGYLVLVIPVAMIIVLCTEEFWNFGRLVWLKNLALMNVLLAIPCLVFTFCRAAWLAFAMSIIFLVIAFRRHLWQKKFFCLVLLLFLIAEVITLYAFHGSFVASGKDYALGERLASLAQFERGTAASRILMWQSSLKIIADNPLMGTGSDTFWLVFPSYLPPHYEVVVRENARPGSPHNDLLEVATGMGVLGLITYLWLLIVFFRVGVSLFKALDRRWHPLSIGLLAGIIGYLIQIQFSFHVIGVAPIFWMIIGLAMTVTRLSGFVHTKELKLDFGGKRWGFAARLIISLLTIVFTFYLLKMAIIPFVADLHARRALDHLQFGLYDDAIGEAKLAVRLYPLEEEYLFLLGKIYEFKSDAQGDSRWYKEAISTYIEALRFNPRERNGYARLGDAYLKVAEKGDLKMADKAIETYKKLIKLEPNYSQSHYNLGVAYYLKGELDEAIAQWQRTVELKPDELDAYLLMGKAYHEKGAVKGAICAYKKALELDPFNMEVHKALRQLKE